In the genome of Channa argus isolate prfri chromosome 8, Channa argus male v1.0, whole genome shotgun sequence, the window AAGAACCTTAAGATGATTTGGGCACAAAGTAAAGATGaattcatttataaataacTCTTTGGCCAAATTATCTTTAGAAACCTCAAGTAGTTGAAAGATGTACTGTCGTTTCGTCTGTATCCAGTTAGAGTTACATCActtgatttagattttagcCATGCACTGATTCCCAACAGCTGTTGCATGCTAGTCTTTGACCTAAATGACAATCcccaaatgtattttcacataCAATGGTCAAAATACCATAATTCCCATGGTTCTGCATGTTTTAACGTCATATACTGTAAGACAGACTCTTGAGCAGACAAGTTATGTTTTTTGACAAGTCACAATGTGTGGACCTAAATCCCAAAGAACTGATCCTGAATTTAATTCTTATATTGTAAATGTTGTTGTAGTAGTATTTAATGTCTTACCAAAACCACTGTGGTATGAGTTACCCATCATAGTGATCTTTCCTTAAACCAAAAAGTCACTTGACTCACACATTTTTGGAGGTTGtcattaaatgctttttaactgccataaaaactttttatgttttaatcattatttttcttttttttaaatccatcagTTGTGTAATGTCATAAAATTGAACTTAACAGAAACGTGCTACTTTTCTCATGCATGAcggaaatatgcttttttcacAAGTTAGCGAAAAATATATTGATACCACTCTCATGCAGCTATAGGTTGGTTATCTTAACTCAGATTTTTTTTGGTTAGCATAAATTCATCCAACTGTCAGGATCTGTGAAGCTTGCTTATTTTCGGTTTGTTTGATctttaaaaaattatgtaaaaagaaCAAGTTAGCCAgacttaagtaaaaaaaaactctctttacTATATATAGTAAATTTCACATTAAGACCAGCCTATAACCTTTCATGtcctaaaatatattaaaacacataTGGTCTATCCAGATGGAATTTATGGCCATGCAACTCTATAGATTCTATTACATTTGGTttaacaaatataaacaaatcaTGCCTTTTATAATACAGTCAGAAGTTTggtaaattttacttttacctgACTCATCCCACTGACTGTCCCTTTTTATTTCGTGTGAGTGGAAAGTACAGATTTAAAGATTCACTTAGTTTCCTTTCTTCTTATCTCTCAGAGTCTCCCCAGCCGAAGCTGTCCACTTCTCAGATCCTCTCCATGTTCCCTGTGCAGCCAGCTGCGGGCTCTCCCTACTCCTCTCCCCCCTACTCTCCCACTACTATGCCATGGGGCGTGCAGGGGCCTCTGGGAAACCAATGTGCAAGTCCAGCAGCTGTTGCGCCCTGGCCTACAATGACCGGCAGCGTGGCTTCATGGCCATCGACAGGCTTTACAGTGCCTTCTGCAGGCAACCAGATTCAGGCTCACGGTTCTCAGTCAGGGGTCATGTGGGGAGGGAACCCATCCACTGTCAATGGGTTTCCCACCCCTTTAAACTCCATGTACACCCCTGTTGGAGAAACAGGAGCAATGCAGTCAGTTTCGCCCATCTTTGACCACAATCCGAACCCGTAACGACGTTCACACCAGAACATCAAATTCCATGCATTTTTGTTCAAACTAAATGATGTAATAAACAGATACTGAATTAGATCACCAGCTGTTGGTTGTTGTATAGTCATGTGaaatcttttttcttcctgttttataTTAGGTCCATATAATCCCCATCTTCGCCTGAAGTAACTGACATAAACATAAACCTCAGCTTTACATGtatgaattttttaaattattgtttaatttccATGAGACGAGAGagattttaccttttattttctgctgctcATTTGTCTCTGAAAAACTATTGCTTTCTTATAATACCACTAAAAAATTCTCTCTTCTGATTAGCTGCAATGAGTGTATTAACGTTTAGTTCAGCCAGAGCCCTGTAATGCAGTTCTACATTAATGCACCATTAATATGTATCATAGAAAGATGAGGACACTGAGGGGCAGCTAAAGAACCCCCACCAACAACAGCCCATATGAATGTGGATGTTCACCcattatttaatttgttcataAAGTCGCTTATTTCTCTTGATACACAGGTCAACTGACAGATTAAATCTATCAGCTAGAGTTGTAGTAGATTATAAAattttcactgctgctgtttgacataaaattaatccaaaataatattaacattGTCATTAGCAAATGACTTTTATcaatttgttgtttcatttcGGTTGTGTGTGGTACAGGAAATAATTTTCctgtacatttgtacatttggaCCTTATCTGTATCAAATTACCTAGAAacaaattgctgtttttttaacacatctTAAGTTTTGGACATATACAGTTCTGGCAGGTCTAAGAAATGTCCATTCAAGCAATTTTTGATTTGACGTATAGAACTTATTAAAATGTACTTGATTACTTCACTTGTGTCTTCACTAATGCCATTGGTcgtttcttccctttttttgcctttctttactttcttgcatgcacacacagagataaataaatcttttcctcttctcctcaccTGAAGGTGGTTCCTTTTGACccaaacaacatgaaaaatcttaataacaaatgaaacaaacttaCTCTTATTTCTTTTGAGCTTGATACTGTTTCTCTGCTGTTGATCCCTTCTTGTGGCAATGTCAGTCGCCCTGTTGCCCAGCCTGAGTATTTCCTCATTTGCTGTGCGTTTTGAGACACAGGTCACGTAACTGTACAGTAGCTGTGTGTACAACAGCATCAGCCTGGATACTGAATCACTGCTGGACATGGAGCACTTTACCCACCACTGATCCACCACTAAAGGCAATTATGGTAAGAAAATATTATTTCCTGTTCTTTAGAAAGaatatttgtggttttttttaaacattaatgaaTGGCGTAACACCTCTTCTACTGTTCCGTTCACACTTCTCGTGTGCTGACAATTTGATTCTGGCCATTTCCTACTGACCTTTACGGCATATATGAATAACCTGACAgttgtgaaaacacaaatttcaTTGTTTCTCTGTGAAACTCAGCTTCCTTCTATCACATAACTACACAGTCactaaactgaacatttttatgaaCCGCTTATAATCCTTCAAATATATGTTGAGACAGATTTAAACAGGATGTCCTCACTCAAATGCTCAAAAGTAAAAGGTTCATGTGTTTGGTTTCAGTAGCAATTACATAATCTTCCAAGTAAAACAGAGAAGTTGTGTTGAAAAATAGAAATGTCCCAGCGGCTGCTGatgaaaaaaactttattgCCCAGCAATGTCTTGTTAATGATTTACAATGTGctctggagtttttttttaagctcagtGATGGttgatatttagtttttaaactgtaaaaaactCTGTACTTCCTCTCTGTTAGGGTgcacaaactatttttattattgtgactCTAAACCACACTGAAGCCaggtgttttaaagcatttaccATCTATTAAATAGATTTGTCACCTATTGTCACCTAAATGAGGGTTTCacagtatttaaacatttagtttcACCCTTTAGTTTTCATccagaaaaatgtaattctaagtatatttactcaaTTAGTTTGACTaattattgtagttttaaaagcAATACTCAGACTTAAACTACATTTAAGACAATGTTATGACTGCAGTTTAGatctatttcctttttttaatatgtaagTCTGTTTAAAATAGTTTGGCCAGGATTTCCCTGCAGAAACACCTGCTCAGTCTGTGGTGAGATCGTTTTTAAACCATCTAAGTGtcagtatcacacacacacacacacagacacacacacacacacacacacacagacatgcacagtcTGTTTCTTCTGTTGAGGCTCGCTGAATAAAACTGGAGCCCCGTGTGCATGTCCgtttgagtgtgtgagagagttttGTGGTGTAGAGAAAATGCTTCCGTGTGTTTCCTTTGTTCCTTGTAACAAGATAGACAACTGCGAGCAGAGCTTGCGGGTTATTGGTGCAGTAGTGACAATAGAGGGCGTTTCTATGGTAACGGCTGCAGGATGCTGGCTAAGGTACGAAGACGTGTGGTTGTGAGCACTTCCTGCTCCTTTTCACAGCCGCTACTGACAAAACTTTATGTCttcatactgtagatggtgggattgCTTCGTTATAATCATGTTTTCATGATGTCAACCCAACAGAGAAGATTAATTCatgatgaaatgtgtttttattataccCAAGTTGTTTTGTTGCAAATTATATTTGGGCCTCTGAAAAACAGTTGTACTGTACCCGACCACCTACTTTTCACCAAGCTAATACGGTTATTTCTGTCATCTCTCATCTTTCTGTCATCTTCTGCAAATCAATGTTAAGCATGTCCTCTTTTAGTTTGGTCCGTTTATCAAGGTGAGAATAACATTCAAACTATAAAGAACTTCTAAGAGACACCTAAAAACAAGAGTTTAAGGCCTGATGAAATGGCTAATCCTCATGTTAACAGTGATCAGcccaatttttcttttttggctttgAGCTTCTGCAAAAGTAGCACACAACATAGTCAGACAACTATCAGAATTATTTAATCATTCCTGCCAACATCATTGAATGTGATCAGCATTCACTAAACAAGcacttcaaaatgaaaaaaataaggcTAAATAAACCAGTTATAGagagaacatttttaataaaatctattaAAGGTAAATATGTCATTGTAGGAATCTATTATTCCAGCTGAAATCTAAACTGACCACCGTATATATACGCCATGAAAACCACTATATTAAAAACTATCCTTCCCCTCCACTCAGGTATAAACAGACTTTGACCAAGCAGTCACAATAAACACATTGAGCTTTCACTCTCGGTGCTaatgctgcagctgtgtgttgctCCATATATGCTCAGTCACTACAAACTTTCATTTATTGCGTCCAGGCTCAAACAACACATAATGTGATATTCCACTGCCCACTGACTTTTCtcaagtttttaaactttttcacaATGTGTTTGGTGTAAATAACCTGTGCTGTCTAATTGTTAAGTTTTTGTTGTGCTGTTATCTCACTGAGGTGCTGTGAAGTCAAACTTCCCCACAGGGACATATTAACATCTCATAGCATATTAACGTCTCCACTATCTATTAAAATGACTCTTTTCCAGTTTAACCATTGCTTTACAGGCTTAATTGCTACTGTATTAGGGTtgtgaaaaataacagaaatcatgtaaacagaaatatataacTGTGGTTTTTATGTTCCAAGTAAATGGCAAATGtgatacacaaacatacatatgtAAAGCCATTCacatgtttattactgaggttgTAAAGTAGTGACTTTGTGAAGGGACTTAAAATAACCTCCTATGTCATCGACAAACACCAAAAATAACCTTGTTACATTCACCATGTCTTCACAAACACCGCCAGCACAGCAGGAACGTGCTGCTGATTAGTCTGTCCAACGTAGCAGTAAGTATTTTAGAAAAGCAGTTGAGTTCATGATAAAGTTATTGCCAATATAATTTTAAGCCTTCCAGGGTGACCGGAACTAACCTCTATCCAGTACAGATGATCACctgtgagtttttttatttcctgtggtTTGCATGTTATTGCCATTTTGTTCGTGAAGGACCAAAGTACCTCTGGACATGTGACTGAgtgatctatctatctatctatctatctatctatctatctatctatctatctatctatctatctatctatctatctatctatctatctatctatctaacaGAAGTAATGATTGACGCTTTATTATTTGCTCTTCTTTAAACAGGTAAAAATTTCTGCttagttattttttatgaattCTCCTCATTGAAATGGCATTTCCATaaattgtttctatttttctcttttaactaCCTTTTATAACAAAAAGAATATTTGAACTGAAATATTGATTGTTATACAGATTGAATATAGATAGttttttagtattattttcacaaaaagaTTCTCCATGTTAAGATCTGGCAATGACAATCACAgaaagaaattttaatttaaaacttaaaGTCAGCACTTACTAGTGCAGTCAAACTGTGAATTTATTGATAATAATTTCATACAATAAATTATATGAGTGATGTGATCCACGAAAGTGTTCAGTCtgtcatcggtgtgtgtgtgtgtgtgtgtgtgtgtgttattgataagaatttatttattgatgataAGTTCATACAATAAATTATATATGTGACATGATCCAGGAAAACTGTttgtattcagtgtgtgtgtgtgtgtgtgtgtttttactcaaGTTATTTAAGTACAATTTTCAGCCACTTGTACTACTTTACTTTtgtacattcattttttcagctgCAACTTTTAACTGATGTTGTATTAATGCATCATCTAACAATGTACATTATTCTGATTCATTGGGcaaaaatagtatttttattaGGTATGTTGTTCATAATACAAACTTtcgtacttttacttaaataaaattttaaatgcaggatTTATACTTGCTATAGACTAGTTGTATTCACTGCGGTACTGATACTTTTACCCTGAGTACTTCTTCCAACATGCCTACAGACATATATTGGGTGCTAATCTTTATTTTGCAAGTCCACATCATGTTCAGtcaatcattacattttatggTAAAGATTTTGTTTAAGGTTAAAAAAGGGGGGGCAAGTAGGGATAATGGTGAGGGGAAGTCTCCAGAAAATGACTGTAAGTCAGTGTATGTCTTCTGAACTGATGAAAACACAGCTGGTTGTGTGTGCATTGGTTTGATCCAGGTACACACACATTCCTACCCtgcattttaaagcatttatttaaaaacgtGGGGCAGATTATAAGAAGAGTGCTTTGGAATTACTACCCACTGCCTTCGGTGCCTTGTTGCTCTTTGAAAATGTCTGTATACTGCAGAGAGTTGGTGGGGACTTATCAGCTCTGTGAAGATCAAAACAACCAGGaagctgtgtttgtgcacagtgcACTCTCACTTTGTAAAGATAGTGTAGAGTTTTGTCAagtggtgtgtttgtgagcGTGGGGGGCATGCCCTGCTGTGCACTGTGCTGCTAACTTCCTGCTTTACAAAccaagaagcagcagcagtctTGACTTTGTGCTCCTGTGTTGTTTTCAGGAGGAGAGCTTTGATGTCAAGGCTCTGAGGGCCAAGTTCAACAACAAGGCCTCGGATACCAGCAGCCGAGACAGCGGATCCCCAAAATCTCCACGACCTGGGTATGGGAAACTGATCTTCCCAGTTACAGAGAAGGATCTAGTTCATCACAAACTGTCACCCACTGTTCATCCTGCTGTGGCTGGACTGAGCCCAGTGAGGCTCCCACGGATAGAGCCAATGGCTGCTTCTATCCCCTCAAGACCTCCTGCTCTCCCTCGACCGCCTCCCAATCCTGCAGTCAGAGCATCCATACAGCCGAAGGTCGATGCCAGTAAGGTCAAGCAGACGGGGGAGATGCTGCAgaacatgatgatgatgcacCAGAGGCCTCCATGTGTCAAGCCAGCCCCAGCGTTGACCCCAGTTCCAGCTCCAGCTCAGGGACCTGCACCTGCTCCCACCCCCAATCCCAAACTACTCCGACAACAATCCAGACAGAGGAGTGCAGGGGAAGTGACTCCGCTGAGGAAGCCCCTGCCCCCTGAGGGACCCCTTCCCTTGAAACCAAAACGTCCCTCTAATGTCAACTTGGAGCCCTTTATGAAGTTTAGTCGAGGACCTGCCCTTCCTGCCCCGAGAAAAAATGATGgtcagtgtgtttgcatatttattttaactatggatgactttcagttttttgcttaatgtttataaaatgttagtTAATTTGTCTATTTGCAAATAAACAATAAGAGTTTATGATTCTTTCTGCTTAAAAATAATTAGCCTGGTAGAAGCATGACAGTGGCTGCAGTAATAGGAAAATACTGCTAACTGTTTTTCTGCCCTGCAGTCATTTCCATCTCTCAAAAAAAGCAGAActaaatcataaaataacataTAGCTTATTTGCATTTACCTATTTCAGTTTAAGGTTGCTTGTGTCATATCTTATTACTACAGGTCTGTATTAAAATTAGTACCACCCTTGCGTTTACTGCTTTAACAACTCACAATGTCAAAACAGCCGGTGAATTTGTAAATCTTATTTGCTTTAACCAGTTAAAACGTTTGATGGAAACTTAAAGCCTTTTCATATCTAAATATTGTTGGCAGAGCATTAAATACTCAAAGAAGATATCTTTTATAAAAGATttcaattaattgtttttttaacaaatctttagataaatgtttaaaagcagTTCCGCATGCATcactttttgtaaatgtatgaaGACTAACATCCGTAAAGTTcactaaaataaagcaaagaagCCATTTGTGGACACGTTtcatcattattgttttttaggAACATGTCACTGATTTTATTGTTGGTTGTTTGTCTTATGTTCAACCCAGCAGATTCCCTGGGCAGAAACTCAACGGGCAAAAAGTCCTTAGCAGAAGTTATCAACCCTCCAAAACCACCAGAACGATCCAGTAAGCCCATAAGGTTGCCACGCCAGATGGCTTCAATGTAAGTATTCACAAACTCATATCACATTGgtttaaatttagtcatttatttcaCACGTTTCAAACCACAGTCAGTGACAATAAATTCAGATGTCACGATGAAACAATTAAGgaaatgtattatattatattcagATTACcagacctggatgactgagaatcttcaccaaAATACAGGAAATGGAGTGAGACATTAGAATACAATAGAACAGACTACACAAATGCTGTGCACTTTAAAGAGAATACATTGTTTTTGGAGTAggaaataatataatatgaaatatatttttgcaaGTCCAGGTGTCAAGTTCTCTGACGTATTTGTCAGATAAGGTTTGGTGCATGtcattcctctctctctctcttcccctctccaAGTGCTAACTGATATTCTTTACTTTCAGTTACACGCAGTTGCATTTCTTAGTTACACCAAATACAACTAATGCAGTTTAATACAACAGTGTCGAGATGACACACAACACATGGTCACAACACATGGTCACATTCATTTGGAAGGAGGTTTTCGGAGTACATTATAAACTGGCAATTGAATGTATCTAAGAGAAGCAACATTACAAATAACACTTTCATTTTCAATATCTTTAGCTTTCTGTGCTCATGTCACTACTGACTCTAAATAACTTTGAATACAATATAACTGGTGTGTACCATTAACATAAAGGGAAGCTTCTGTTGTGGTCAAAATTCAAAACACTGACATTGCCACATGTCAGCGTTCTGAAGCTAGcttagaaaaagaataaaatggagaaaacaaaacaaaaagtcagaagacaGTAAGAAACACACAGTGATTGTGGCTACAGCATTCAGGTAGATACATCAAGGTAAACCTCGTTATGCTGGGGTGCACAAAAGACAAATTATTCTAATATAaactatatacatatatgtacagtagATTAATATGTCTATTTGTCTGCTtgcttgtttcttctttttggtATATATTTAATACGATGTTTTTGGTGGTAATGTTGCAATATGATCTCTGAATCAAATCTGTACAACTACAACATCCAGCATGCAGATGATAGTTTGATCAGCACAATAGAAAACAGGGTTAGTCATTATAGGAATGAGCTGGAACTGAATAATGAACATGCAAACTTGGGTTTTTATTGGTTTTCAGAGACATTGATGACACCCAGGACATGTATGATGACATTGCAAGCTTTGAGAAAAACGGTAAAAATATTGTCTAATGGAGCATGCTCTTTTTCACAAGACCTAATTTAAATAATTGGCAATTCTAAGTTATATTATGATTGTAAAGCATTTTGCAAATGACTGTGCAGACATGcctttaatgttttcatatcGTGACATCACAGAGTCTTGGAGTGACAACAGTTCACAGTGTTTGGATGGGGTAAGTACAGAAAACTGAGACTGAGTGCCTGCCTTACTTTCATGAGTGCCACATTTACGAACTCAACACCAAGTGGCTTCTTTTGTGAGAACATATACTTTTCTTAAAACTAGAAACATATATTCAAAAGGATGTAAAAAGTAACaagcaaattgttttttttttgttgttgttgttgctgctgttctttAAGGGTGTTAATAATTTTTTCCTTcgttatttcatttcattttattttgcaggaGGCTGACGATGTGTATGAGTTTATTGATGAGTAAGTGTTAACTCTCTGCTTCTACCTGTTCCAAACTTTCTGTATTCAGCTCTCTGTTGTTTGAAATTAGAAATGGTTGCAACTGCACAGATCTGTTGACAACACTGTTAATACTCTGCTATTTTTGCATCCACTCCTACCAAAATACAACAACTGCTTACTGGTAATGAGCCCA includes:
- the si:ch73-40i7.2 gene encoding FYN-binding protein 1 isoform X2, which gives rise to MEESFDVKALRAKFNNKASDTSSRDSGSPKSPRPGYGKLIFPVTEKDLVHHKLSPTVHPAVAGLSPVRLPRIEPMAASIPSRPPALPRPPPNPAVRASIQPKVDASKVKQTGEMLQNMMMMHQRPPCVKPAPALTPVPAPAQGPAPAPTPNPKLLRQQSRQRSAGEVTPLRKPLPPEGPLPLKPKRPSNVNLEPFMKFSRGPALPAPRKNDDSLGRNSTGKKSLAEVINPPKPPERSSKPIRLPRQMASIDIDDTQDMYDDIASFEKNESWSDNSSQCLDGEADDVYEFIDEDQFEVNRVNAEKINKKETKKQLEQEKKAQLERQKRENELKRNFQLEGEVDVIHTAKVRHDWHGEGKLDLSVRQGESVEIVRVKNNPGGKWLARSLNGNYGYISNTCVDIDYEAVKRKALQARKIDTSSLPPPPPNPPQMLNKDSNNRDSMVQDDDDYDDVQPLNEDFPPPPPEISIDPKMEKELRKKFKYEGPLRVLHTMMVDPNSIIKKPGGKELLVSQGEILDVIQLTNSKKALCRNRFGKYGYVPRSLLLPLEGDIYDDVDYAADVYDNDSSHIGY
- the si:ch73-40i7.2 gene encoding FYN-binding protein 1 isoform X1, with the protein product MEESFDVKALRAKFNNKASDTSSRDSGSPKSPRPGYGKLIFPVTEKDLVHHKLSPTVHPAVAGLSPVRLPRIEPMAASIPSRPPALPRPPPNPAVRASIQPKVDASKVKQTGEMLQNMMMMHQRPPCVKPAPALTPVPAPAQGPAPAPTPNPKLLRQQSRQRSAGEVTPLRKPLPPEGPLPLKPKRPSNVNLEPFMKFSRGPALPAPRKNDADSLGRNSTGKKSLAEVINPPKPPERSSKPIRLPRQMASIDIDDTQDMYDDIASFEKNESWSDNSSQCLDGEADDVYEFIDEDQFEVNRVNAEKINKKETKKQLEQEKKAQLERQKRENELKRNFQLEGEVDVIHTAKVRHDWHGEGKLDLSVRQGESVEIVRVKNNPGGKWLARSLNGNYGYISNTCVDIDYEAVKRKALQARKIDTSSLPPPPPNPPQMLNKDSNNRDSMVQDDDDYDDVQPLNEDFPPPPPEISIDPKMEKELRKKFKYEGPLRVLHTMMVDPNSIIKKPGGKELLVSQGEILDVIQLTNSKKALCRNRFGKYGYVPRSLLLPLEGDIYDDVDYAADVYDNDSSHIGY